The following proteins are encoded in a genomic region of Streptomyces collinus Tu 365:
- the trxA gene encoding thioredoxin: MSLVSGLAEVTDADFGTEVIGAGLPVLVQFTADWCGPCRQLAPVLRDIAAEKADRLKVVQLDVDRNPETTVAYGVLSTPTLMVFHDGEPVRSMVGARPKRRLLEELDDLL; this comes from the coding sequence ATGAGCTTGGTGAGCGGACTGGCCGAGGTGACGGACGCGGACTTCGGGACGGAGGTGATCGGGGCCGGTCTGCCGGTGCTGGTGCAGTTCACGGCCGACTGGTGCGGGCCGTGCAGGCAGCTCGCGCCGGTGCTGAGGGACATCGCGGCCGAGAAGGCCGACCGGCTGAAGGTCGTCCAGCTCGACGTGGACCGGAACCCGGAGACGACCGTCGCCTACGGCGTGCTGTCCACCCCGACCCTCATGGTCTTCCACGACGGCGAGCCGGTGCGGTCCATGGTCGGGGCGCGGCCCAAGCGACGGCTGCTGGAGGAGCTGGACGACCTGCTGTAA
- a CDS encoding MFS transporter produces MRLVMKEPVESTGRPYARRWWALLVLCLSLLIIVMANTALTVAAPDMTRDLGLSSADLQWVIDGYTVPYAALMLLLGAIGDKYSRRGALVLGLVVFGGGAVLGYLAGSAATVIAARAVMGVGAALIMPATLSLLAATFPRAERAKAITLWTATAGLAIAAGPVVAGALLRDHGWSSTFLINVPIAALAIVGALVLVPPSKAGHHDRIDYVGGLLSVLWTGSLVYMIIQGPHFGWGAQAVTAAVVAAAGLVAFVLWELRHPRPILDVRRFTDRRFAGSNLAVALFFLAVFGAFYYLTQHLQFVLGYDALETGVRMLPLAGAVFVGSALTGWLTPRVGMRWTVGAGMVGGTTALALLTRVDAGSGYGDFVAPLVILGLAIGLALSPCTDAIMGAFPESELGVGGAVNDTSLELGGSLGIAILGSLLGTSYGDRLTDTTAGSGLPASALATARDSVGAGYAVAQGIGDKAHRAAARAAAAKDPQQAAQLKQQAAELASGARQMADAVGSSFAHAVAHTSLVGAVILGVGTVLVAVLLPRRESAAPQVREEEKETVDSAAG; encoded by the coding sequence ATGCGACTCGTCATGAAGGAACCGGTCGAGAGCACGGGGCGGCCCTACGCCCGGCGCTGGTGGGCGCTGCTCGTGCTCTGCCTGAGCCTGCTGATCATCGTGATGGCCAACACCGCCCTCACCGTCGCCGCCCCGGACATGACCCGCGACCTCGGGCTGTCCAGCGCCGACCTGCAGTGGGTCATCGACGGCTACACCGTCCCCTACGCGGCGCTGATGCTGCTGCTCGGCGCGATCGGCGACAAGTACAGCCGGCGCGGGGCGCTCGTGCTCGGCCTCGTCGTCTTCGGCGGCGGCGCCGTCCTCGGGTACCTGGCCGGCAGCGCGGCCACCGTCATCGCGGCCCGCGCCGTGATGGGCGTCGGCGCCGCGCTGATCATGCCCGCCACGCTCTCGCTGCTCGCGGCGACCTTCCCGCGCGCCGAGCGCGCCAAGGCGATCACCCTGTGGACCGCCACCGCCGGCCTCGCCATCGCCGCGGGACCGGTGGTCGCGGGCGCCCTGCTGCGCGACCACGGCTGGTCCTCGACCTTCCTGATCAACGTGCCGATCGCCGCCCTCGCGATCGTCGGCGCCCTCGTCCTCGTGCCGCCCTCCAAGGCCGGGCACCACGACCGCATCGACTACGTCGGCGGCCTGCTCTCCGTGCTCTGGACCGGCTCGCTCGTCTACATGATCATCCAGGGGCCGCACTTCGGCTGGGGCGCCCAGGCCGTCACCGCGGCGGTCGTCGCGGCCGCGGGCCTGGTCGCCTTCGTCCTGTGGGAGCTGCGCCACCCCCGCCCGATCCTCGACGTCCGCCGCTTCACCGACCGCCGCTTCGCCGGCTCCAACCTCGCCGTCGCCCTGTTCTTCCTCGCCGTCTTCGGCGCCTTCTACTACCTCACCCAGCACCTGCAGTTCGTGCTCGGCTACGACGCCCTGGAGACCGGCGTCCGCATGCTGCCGCTGGCCGGCGCGGTCTTCGTGGGCTCGGCCCTCACCGGCTGGCTCACCCCGCGCGTCGGCATGAGGTGGACGGTCGGCGCGGGCATGGTCGGCGGCACGACGGCACTGGCGCTGCTGACCCGGGTGGACGCGGGCTCGGGCTACGGCGACTTCGTGGCGCCCCTCGTCATCCTGGGCCTCGCCATCGGTCTCGCCCTCTCGCCCTGCACCGACGCCATCATGGGCGCCTTCCCGGAGTCCGAGCTGGGCGTCGGCGGCGCGGTCAACGACACCTCGCTGGAGCTGGGCGGCTCGCTCGGCATCGCCATCCTCGGCTCGCTGCTCGGCACCTCCTACGGCGACCGCCTCACCGACACCACCGCCGGCAGCGGACTCCCGGCGAGCGCCCTGGCCACCGCCCGGGACTCGGTCGGCGCCGGCTACGCGGTCGCCCAGGGCATCGGGGACAAGGCGCACCGGGCGGCGGCCCGCGCCGCGGCCGCGAAGGACCCGCAGCAGGCCGCGCAGCTCAAGCAGCAGGCCGCCGAACTCGCCTCCGGCGCCCGGCAGATGGCCGACGCGGTGGGCTCCTCCTTCGCCCACGCGGTCGCCCACACCAGCCTGGTCGGCGCGGTGATCCTGGGCGTCGGCACCGTCCTGGTCGCCGTGCTGCTCCCGCGCCGTGAGAGCGCCGCCCCACAGGTGCGGGAAGAGGAGAAGGAGACGGTGGACAGCGCGGCCGGGTGA
- a CDS encoding MerR family transcriptional regulator: MRIGELAARAGTTTRTLRYYEARGLLPARRDDKGHRTYDEGHLRLLRQIRTLQDFGFGLEETRPFVECLRAGHPEGDSCPASLLVYRRKLDELDALIGQLTRVRRTVAGELERAERARDALAAESLVPGGPEPGCELGGLTR, translated from the coding sequence ATGCGAATCGGCGAGCTGGCCGCACGGGCCGGGACCACCACCCGCACCCTGCGCTACTACGAGGCGCGGGGGCTGCTGCCCGCCCGGCGCGACGACAAGGGACACCGCACCTACGACGAGGGCCACCTCAGACTGCTGCGCCAGATCCGGACGCTGCAGGACTTCGGCTTCGGCCTGGAGGAGACCCGCCCGTTCGTGGAATGCCTGCGGGCCGGGCACCCCGAGGGCGACTCCTGCCCGGCCTCGCTCCTGGTCTACCGGCGCAAGCTGGACGAGCTGGACGCGCTCATCGGGCAGCTCACGCGGGTGCGGCGGACGGTCGCGGGGGAGCTGGAGCGGGCCGAGCGGGCACGGGACGCGCTGGCCGCCGAGTCGCTGGTTCCGGGCGGTCCGGAACCCGGGTGCGAACTGGGAGGGCTGACGCGATGA
- a CDS encoding cation:dicarboxylate symporter family transporter has translation MPTKTSRRAAVAASTPETAPAAPRVKRDRTHYLYIAVIVAVALGIAVGLIWPDAAVELKPLGTGFVNLIKMMISPIIFCTIVLGIGSVRKAAKVGAVGGIALGYFLVMSLVALAIGLVVGNVLHPGDGLHLTNALKQTGHAQVSSDALPPVDFVLSIIPVTFVSAFTEGQVLQTLLVALLAGFALQAMGSAGQPVLRGIEHIQRLVFRILAMVMWAAPIGAFGAIAAVVGSAGLDALKSLAVLMLGFYVTCFLFVFIVLGALLRVVAGLNVFSLFKYLAREFLLILSTSSSESALPRLIAKMEHLGVSKPVVGITVPTGYSFNLDGTMIYMTMASLYIADALGTPMSVGEQIPLLLFLLLASKGAAGVSGAGLATLAGGLQSHKPALVDGVGLIVGIDRFMSEARALTNFAGNAVATVLIGTWTKEIDTVRVRQVLAGELPFDETTLLDENHGTVTALPEPREDGEKELAKA, from the coding sequence ATGCCGACGAAGACGTCAAGGAGGGCAGCCGTGGCCGCCAGCACCCCCGAAACGGCACCTGCCGCACCCCGCGTGAAGCGGGACCGGACCCATTACCTGTACATAGCCGTCATCGTGGCGGTCGCGCTCGGCATCGCCGTGGGGCTCATCTGGCCCGATGCCGCGGTCGAGCTGAAGCCGCTGGGCACCGGCTTCGTGAACCTGATCAAGATGATGATCTCGCCGATCATCTTCTGCACGATCGTGCTCGGCATCGGGTCCGTGCGGAAGGCCGCGAAGGTCGGTGCCGTCGGCGGCATCGCGCTCGGCTACTTCCTCGTGATGTCGCTCGTGGCGCTCGCCATCGGGCTGGTCGTCGGCAACGTGCTGCACCCGGGCGACGGGCTGCACCTGACGAACGCGCTCAAGCAGACCGGGCACGCCCAGGTCTCCAGCGACGCGCTGCCGCCGGTGGACTTCGTGCTGTCGATCATCCCGGTCACGTTCGTCTCCGCCTTCACCGAGGGCCAGGTCCTCCAGACGCTGCTGGTGGCGCTGCTCGCCGGCTTCGCGCTCCAGGCCATGGGCTCGGCCGGGCAGCCGGTGCTGCGCGGCATCGAGCACATCCAGCGGCTCGTCTTCCGCATCCTCGCCATGGTCATGTGGGCCGCGCCGATCGGTGCCTTCGGTGCCATCGCCGCGGTGGTCGGCTCGGCCGGTCTCGACGCCCTGAAGAGCCTCGCCGTGCTGATGCTCGGCTTCTACGTCACCTGCTTCCTGTTCGTCTTCATCGTGCTCGGCGCGCTGCTGCGGGTCGTCGCCGGACTGAACGTCTTCTCCCTGTTCAAGTACCTGGCCCGGGAGTTCCTGCTGATCCTGTCGACCTCCTCCTCGGAGTCCGCGCTGCCGCGGCTGATCGCGAAGATGGAGCACCTCGGGGTCAGCAAGCCGGTCGTCGGCATCACCGTGCCGACCGGCTACTCGTTCAACCTCGACGGCACGATGATCTACATGACCATGGCCTCGCTGTACATCGCGGACGCCCTGGGCACGCCGATGTCCGTCGGCGAGCAGATCCCGCTGCTCCTCTTCCTGCTGCTGGCCTCCAAGGGCGCGGCGGGCGTCAGCGGCGCGGGGCTCGCCACGCTGGCGGGCGGCCTGCAGTCGCACAAGCCCGCGCTGGTGGACGGCGTCGGCCTCATCGTCGGCATCGACCGCTTCATGAGCGAGGCCCGCGCGCTGACCAACTTCGCCGGCAACGCGGTCGCCACCGTGCTCATCGGCACCTGGACCAAGGAGATCGACACGGTCCGGGTCCGGCAGGTGCTCGCCGGGGAGCTGCCGTTCGATGAGACGACGCTGCTGGACGAGAACCACGGCACCGTCACCGCGCTGCCCGAGCCCCGCGAGGACGGCGAGAAGGAGCTGGCCAAGGCGTAG
- a CDS encoding DUF2127 domain-containing protein, which yields MKIDWDRRTCARKGHVTYAPDDPRLRVRLHARTALGDVWRCLRCGDFVLGEPHGSGPADEAPLVPRGKVLRDLFILRFLAVERAVRGVFIVLVAFAVWRFSNSQDAVRRLFQENLNVFRPVFRHFHYDLDHSPVVGSIQKAFGYRHSTLLLVAALLLAYALIELVEAVGLWYAKRWAEYLTVVATAAFLPLEIYELTEKVSYLKIATLVLNILAVLYIALAKRLFGLRGGRRAFDEERHSASLLEVEESAGVEAGHPEGAGAG from the coding sequence ATGAAGATCGACTGGGACCGGCGGACGTGTGCGCGCAAGGGGCACGTGACCTATGCGCCGGACGACCCGCGGCTGCGGGTACGGCTGCACGCCCGGACCGCGCTCGGCGACGTGTGGCGCTGCCTGCGCTGCGGCGACTTCGTGCTCGGCGAGCCGCACGGCTCGGGACCGGCCGACGAGGCGCCGCTGGTGCCGCGCGGCAAGGTGCTGCGGGACCTGTTCATCCTGCGCTTCCTGGCGGTCGAGCGGGCCGTGCGCGGGGTGTTCATCGTGCTGGTCGCCTTCGCGGTGTGGAGGTTCAGCAACAGCCAGGACGCGGTGCGCCGGCTGTTCCAGGAGAACCTGAACGTCTTCCGCCCGGTGTTCCGGCACTTCCACTACGACCTCGACCACTCACCGGTCGTCGGCTCCATCCAGAAGGCGTTCGGCTACCGGCACTCCACGCTGCTGCTGGTCGCCGCCCTGCTGCTGGCCTACGCGCTCATCGAGCTGGTCGAGGCGGTCGGCCTCTGGTACGCCAAGCGCTGGGCCGAGTACCTGACGGTGGTCGCCACCGCCGCCTTCCTGCCGCTGGAGATCTACGAACTCACCGAGAAGGTCAGCTACCTGAAGATCGCCACCCTCGTCCTCAACATCCTGGCGGTCCTCTACATCGCCCTGGCCAAGCGGCTGTTCGGGCTCCGGGGCGGGCGCAGGGCCTTCGACGAGGAGCGGCACAGCGCGTCCCTGCTGGAGGTGGAGGAGTCGGCCGGAGTCGAGGCCGGCCACCCCGAAGGAGCCGGCGCCGGCTGA
- a CDS encoding TetR/AcrR family transcriptional regulator, which produces MAVMTTGNTSRADANRRRILDVALAELLRDPDASMDQIARAAGVVRRTVYGHFPSRETLISTLVDGAVEALTEADAGSRAGVADPAEAVARSVLAIWAIADRYRLLVALAQRTVTVQGIRDRLAPLRENKIQVLRRGLDEGVFTSPLPAPALAYVHEQLLFAVMEAVNDGLVTAEEAGRSATVTVLTSAGVPAATATRLVAELDGES; this is translated from the coding sequence ATGGCGGTCATGACCACGGGTAACACCAGCCGCGCCGACGCCAACCGGCGCCGCATCCTCGACGTCGCCCTCGCCGAGCTGCTGCGCGATCCCGACGCCTCCATGGACCAGATCGCCCGCGCCGCGGGGGTCGTACGACGGACCGTGTACGGCCATTTCCCCAGCCGCGAGACGCTGATCAGCACGCTCGTCGACGGAGCGGTGGAGGCGCTGACGGAGGCGGACGCGGGGTCACGGGCCGGGGTGGCGGACCCCGCGGAGGCGGTGGCCCGGTCGGTGCTGGCGATCTGGGCGATCGCCGACCGCTACCGGCTGCTGGTCGCCCTGGCGCAGCGCACGGTCACCGTGCAGGGCATCCGCGACCGCCTCGCGCCGCTGCGCGAGAACAAGATCCAGGTCCTCCGGCGCGGCCTGGACGAAGGCGTCTTCACCTCCCCGCTGCCGGCACCGGCCCTCGCCTACGTCCACGAGCAGCTGCTGTTCGCGGTCATGGAGGCGGTGAACGACGGCCTGGTCACCGCGGAGGAGGCGGGCCGCTCGGCCACGGTCACGGTACTGACCTCGGCGGGCGTACCGGCGGCGACGGCCACGCGGCTGGTCGCGGAGCTGGACGGGGAGTCGTAG
- a CDS encoding sensor histidine kinase gives MRFPPLPRPRSLAGQLFAMQAVLIAVVVAGYALFTYVSDERQAVDAAALHATAVARSVADSPTVGAAIHTPDPSRELQPYAMRVMRDTDVDFVTIMNPVGIRWTHPDERQIGRHFIGRIDPARHGRTFTETYTGTLGASVRAVTPVEENGRVIGMVSAGIRVEAISARVRGQVTALLGVAGGALLLGAVGTYVINARLRRHTHGMNAAELSRMHDYHQAALHAVREGLLMLDGQFRVALINDGGRVLLGVGDEVDVIGRSVAELGLPAPLTGALLSSEPRVDEVHLTASRVLAVNTSPVSGGERRGTVVTLRDVTELQSLMGELDSERGFTQALRSQAHEAANRLHTVVSLIELGRADEAVEFATAELELAQALTDQVVAAVSEPVLAALLLGKTAQANERGVELVVSPDSRLDDGLLPAELSARDLVTVLGNLIDNAVDAAQGSVGARVTVTAYASGSELVLRVSDTGPGVDPAHADLVFQRGFSTKPAGPGGRGLGLALVRQAVTRLDGTLTVAESAADGEGGAVFEVRLPLPAAAVNGG, from the coding sequence ATGCGCTTTCCGCCCCTCCCCCGCCCCCGCAGCCTGGCGGGCCAGCTCTTCGCCATGCAGGCGGTGCTCATAGCGGTGGTCGTGGCCGGGTACGCGCTGTTCACCTACGTCAGCGACGAACGGCAGGCCGTGGACGCGGCGGCCCTGCACGCGACGGCCGTGGCCCGCTCGGTCGCGGACTCCCCCACGGTCGGCGCGGCGATCCACACCCCCGACCCGAGCCGGGAGCTCCAGCCGTACGCGATGCGGGTCATGCGGGACACCGACGTCGACTTCGTGACGATCATGAACCCCGTCGGCATCCGCTGGACCCACCCCGACGAGCGGCAGATCGGCAGGCACTTCATCGGCCGGATCGACCCGGCCCGGCACGGCCGCACCTTCACCGAGACGTACACCGGCACCCTCGGCGCGTCCGTCCGCGCGGTGACCCCGGTGGAGGAGAACGGGCGGGTCATCGGCATGGTCAGCGCCGGCATCAGGGTCGAGGCGATCAGCGCCCGGGTCCGGGGCCAGGTCACCGCGCTGCTGGGGGTGGCCGGCGGGGCGCTGCTGCTGGGCGCGGTCGGCACCTACGTGATCAACGCCCGGCTGCGCCGCCACACCCACGGCATGAACGCCGCCGAGCTGAGCCGGATGCACGACTACCACCAGGCGGCCCTGCACGCGGTGCGCGAGGGGCTGCTGATGCTGGACGGGCAGTTCCGGGTGGCGCTGATCAACGACGGCGGCCGGGTGCTGCTCGGGGTGGGCGACGAGGTGGACGTGATCGGCAGGTCGGTGGCCGAACTCGGCCTGCCGGCCCCGCTGACCGGCGCGCTGCTGTCCTCCGAGCCCCGGGTCGACGAGGTGCACCTGACGGCGTCGCGCGTGCTGGCGGTGAACACCTCACCGGTGTCCGGCGGCGAGCGCAGGGGCACGGTCGTCACCCTGCGCGACGTGACCGAACTCCAGTCGCTGATGGGCGAGCTGGACTCGGAGCGCGGCTTCACGCAGGCCCTGCGCTCGCAGGCGCACGAGGCGGCCAACCGGCTGCACACGGTGGTCTCGCTGATCGAACTGGGCCGCGCGGACGAGGCGGTGGAGTTCGCCACGGCGGAGCTGGAGCTGGCGCAGGCGCTCACCGACCAGGTGGTGGCGGCGGTGAGCGAGCCGGTGCTGGCCGCCCTGCTGCTGGGCAAGACGGCACAGGCCAACGAGCGGGGCGTGGAGCTGGTGGTGTCCCCGGACAGCCGGCTCGACGACGGCCTGCTGCCGGCCGAGCTCTCCGCCCGCGACCTGGTGACGGTCCTCGGCAACCTGATCGACAACGCGGTGGACGCGGCGCAGGGCAGCGTGGGCGCGCGGGTGACGGTGACGGCGTACGCCTCGGGCTCCGAGCTGGTGCTGCGCGTCTCGGACACCGGACCCGGGGTCGACCCCGCCCACGCCGACCTGGTATTCCAGCGGGGGTTCTCGACGAAGCCGGCCGGACCGGGCGGGCGGGGCCTGGGCCTGGCCCTGGTCCGGCAGGCGGTCACCCGGCTCGACGGGACCCTGACGGTGGCGGAGTCCGCGGCGGACGGAGAGGGCGGAGCGGTGTTCGAGGTGCGGTTGCCGCTGCCCGCGGCAGCGGTGAACGGCGGATGA